ACGTGAGGCTCGAGCACCCCGTCTGGGGCAGAGTGCAGGACGTCGTGGCGCCGGCGTGGAAGGCGCTGTTCGCCGGCTGCCACCCGAACCGGGACACGGTGACGGCGGTCCGCCGGGCGGGCTTCACCATCGAGGAGCTCGAGCGCTGTGCGTGGGGCCCGCTGCCGGGCCCGCTCTTCGTCCGCGGCGCTGCGGTTCCCGCCTAAATCGAGTACCGGCGGTAGAACCAGCGCTTGACGACCTCGACGAGCCCGAGATACGTCACGATCATCAGCACGAGGATCGCGAAGAAGAGCGGCGGCAGCGGCGTGAAACCGAGCCACGGCGCCAAGGGCGTGAACGGGATCGCGGCGCCCGCCGCCACGCAGGCGCACACACCCCAGGTGAGACCCGCGCTCGGCCGGCTCTTCCACGGCCGTCCGGCGGTGCGGATGACGAAGATCACGAGAGTCTGAGTCGCGAGCGATTCGACGAACCAGCCGGTCTGGAACAGGGACTCGTTGGCGTGGAAGAGCCACAGCATCACGGCGAAGGTCAGGAAGTCATAGATCGAGGAGAGCGGCCCGATCACCAGCATGAACCGCCGGATGAAATGCACGTTCCAGCGCTTGGGCTTGAGCGTGTAGGTGCCGTCCACGCGGTCCGACGGGATGGGTACCTGCGCCAGGTCGTACAGGAAGTTGTTGAGCAGGATCTGCAGCGGCAGCATCGGCAGGAAGGGCAGAAACATCGAGGCCGCTGCCATGCTCAGCATGTTGCCAAAGTTTGAGCTCGTGCCCATCAGCACGTACTTCATGATGTTGCCAAAGCTCCGCCGACCCTCGAGCACGCCTTCGTGGAGAACGTCGAGCCGCTTCTCGAGCAGGATGATGTCGGCGGCGTCCCGCGCCACGTCCACGGCCGTATCCACCGAGATGCCGACGTCGGCCGATCGCAGCGCCGGGGCGTCGTTGATGCCATCGCCCATGCATCCCAACACGTGGCCGCGCGAGCGCAGCGCCAGAATGATCCGGTTCTTCTGCATCGGCGACGCGCGCGCGAAGACCTGAGTGCGCTCGGCCACGGCCGCCAGTGCCGGGTCGGACATGCGCTCGACCGCGTCTCCCAGCACGATCTCGTCGGCGTCGAGGCCGACCTGCCGGCAGATGTGCTGGGTCACGAGCTCGTTGTCCCCCGTGATGATCTTGACCGTGATGCCATCGGCCTTGAGCGCGGCCAGCATGTCCGCTACGCCCTCGCGGGGCGGGTCCAGGAAGGCGGCGAAGCCCACGAACCGAAGCTCGCACTCGTCGGCGATGCCGTAGGCGGCCTGGCGCGGCACGGGCCGGTACGCGACCGCGAGGACGCGGTAACCGTCGCCGGAGAGGCGCCGGAACAGCGCCTCGATCTCGGCCCGGGCCGCCGCGTCGAGCGGGGTGGACGCGCCCGCGAGCTCGAGCGCGCCGCAGGCCGGCAGCACGCTCTCGGGCGCGCCCTTGGTGATCAGGAGGCGCTCGCCGCCGCTCTCGACGACCACGGACATGCGGCGCCGCTGAAAATCGAACGGGATCTCGTCGCACGAGCGGTAGCGCACGACGTCGGGATGCTCGTGACGGAGGATGGCCTCATCCATCGGGCTCTTGAGGCCTGTCTGGAAAGCGCTGTTGAGCGCAGCCAGGCGGATCACCGCCTCGTCCTCCTCGCCGCGGGCGTTGACGTGGCGCGAGACGGAGATCTCGCCCACCGTCAGCGTGCCCGTTTTGTCGCTGAAGAGGATGTCCATGCTACCGAAGTTCTCGATGGCGGCCAGGCGCTTGACGATGACCTTCTTCCGCGCCATGCGGACGGCACCCGAGGCCAGCGTCACCGAGACGATCATGGGCAGGAGCTCGGGCGTGAGTCCCACGGCCAGGGCCACGGCGAAGAGGAAGGACTCGAGCGGGTCGCGCCGGACCAGGGCGTTGACCAGGAACACGAAGAGGACCAGCAGGAGCACAATCTGGAGGATGAGCATCCCGAACTGGCGCGCGCCGCGCTCGAACTCGGTCTCCGGCACGCGACCGGCGAGCCGCGCCGCCACCTGCCCGAATTCGGTGCGGGCGCCGGTGCGGACGATCACAGCCTCGCCGAGGCCGCTCACCACGGACGTGCCCTGGAGCACGGCCGTGGGGGCTTCCCCGAGCGACGTCCCGGCCCCGACCGCCGCGTCGGCGTGCTTCTCGCGCGGGAGCGACTCGCCGGTCAGCGCGGCCTCGTTGAGGAAGAGGTCCCTGCTCGACAGCAGGCGGCCGTCACCCGGGACGAGGTCGCCGGCTGTGAGACGGACGACGTCGCCCGGCACCACCTCCCGCGCCGGGATTTCCTGCGCCCGGCCGTCGCGCAGGACGGTGGCGCGCTGGCCGACCCGGTCGCGGAGCCACCGCGCCGCCACCTGCGACTGATACGCCTGGCTGAAGTTGAGCGCAACGCTCAGCAGCAGCATGCAGGCGATGATCAGGGAACTCACCACCTGGCCGAAGGCGGCCGACACGGCGCTCGCCACGAGCAGGATCAGGACCAGCGGGTTGACGAGGTAGGCGCCGAGCTCTCTGAGCGCTTCGAAGCGACGCGGCGGCGCGTGCTCGTTGGGACCGACGCGCTTGAGGCGGGCCCCGGCGTCGTCGGAGCTGAGACCGGCGCTCGAGCTGCCGGCCTCGGCCAGGACGTCGTCGCGGGTCGCAGCCCAGAAGGGCTGGGAAGCCATCGTGCCCATTCTAGCCGGGCCGCCTCACGGAAGACGGCCTACCGCGTGTCGAGCTCCGACACGGTCACCCGCGTCGCCACCTGCCGCTTGCCCACCCGCTGGACCTCGACGGTTGCGTAGTCGCCGAGCTTGAGCCCCCAGGCATCCTGCGGAACCTCGATGAACTCGCCGTCCCACCCCGAGGGACCGGCGCCGGCCGCGCGCCGTGCCCGCGTCCACGCGGTGGATCCATCCGGCTTGACCGTGAAGCGAGTGGTCACGGTCCGGCCATCTTTGACGCGCCAAGGCCCGATCGCCTCGATGGTGATCGTGCCCGCGGCCCGGTCCACCGCCACGACAGTTCCCGAGTGGCGGGTGGCGGCGGCCTGGGCCAATCCGGGCGCCGCCAAGCTCAGAAGCACCAGGCCAACAGTGGACGCCGTCCACCAAGCATGCCGGCTCGTCATAGCAGACTCCTCCTCGGACTCTCAACCAGGCAAGGAGAGTGCCAGCACTTGACCGGCTTGCGCTGCGTAAATCCGCCCTCTTGCATACCCGGGCCGGGGCCGCCGCGCCCCAGGTGTCGCAGGAACTTCCATCACGGTGCCCCTCCGCCTACCCGGCGGAGGCGGCAAACGGCCTCCGAACGCTGGATGCTCGAGGCATCTCGCTTGCACAGTGAGAGGCCAAAGGGTGTCGCCATGCCCTGGAAGCTTGTCAACTGCGGCGTCCCGAACCCCAGAAGGAGGAAGCCATGCTCAAGCAGATCGCCGTGAAGCCCGTCGTCACCGCCTCGGCCCGCATGACCATCGCCGAGGCCGCGCGCGCCATGAAGCAGAAGAATGTGGGCGCGCTGATCGTTGTCAACGCGGGGCGGCCGCTCGGCGTGCTCACCGACCGGGACATCGCCATGGACGTGGTCGCCGCGGGCAAGGACCCGGACGCCGTGCGCGTGGAGGACGTGATGCGGAAGAAGCCCGCCACGCTCCGGGAGGACCTGGGACTCATGGACGCCGCCCGGATCTTCGCCAAGACCGGCGTCCGGCGCCTGCCGGTGGTGGACAAGGCCGGGCGGGTCTCCGGCATCGTCGCCCTCGATGACCTGATGATGCTGCTCGGCAACGAGATGGGCCTCGTGGCCGGCGCCCTGGCTGCAGGGCTCCGGAAGGCGAGCTAGCCCCGGCGCCGCTCCGGTGTCGCGGTGAGCGAGGGCCGCGCGTCGGTCGAGCGGCGGGTGCTCGCTATCGTTGCGGGCCTCGTGGTGGAGTTGGGCGGCCCGTCCGCGGGGCGGGCGCCCAGCCTCGACGACACGCTCGACCGGGATCTTGGCATCGGGAGCCTCGAGCGTGTCGAGCTCCTGCTGCGGATCGAGAAGTCCTTCGGGGTCCGCCTGCCCGATGCCGTCATGGAAGAAGCCTCGAACCCGCGGGATCTGGCGAAGGCTGTGCTGGTGGGCGGCCCGCGCGGGGTCGAGGCGCCGCCCGAGGCTGTCCGACTGCCGGGCCCCGGGGTGCCGGCCCCGGCTTCCGCCGGCACGCTCGTGGACGTTCTGGCGTGGCAGGCCGAGGCGCGCCCGGATCGGGTGCACGTCCTCCTTCGACAGGAGGACGGCAGCGAGCGCCCCATCACGTACGGCGATCTCTGGCGCGGCGCCCGGGCGGCCGCAGCCGGCTTGCGTGGTCTCGGGGTCGATCCCGGCGCGGCCGTAGCGCTCATGCTGCGCACCGAGCCGGCCTTCTTCGAGGCCTTCTTCGGCGCGCTGATGGCCGGCCTGGTGCCCGTACCGATCTACCCGCCGTTCAGACGTGACCGCATCGAGGAGTACGCGCGCCGGCAGGCCACCATCCTCGCGAACGCCCAGGCCCGCGTCCTCGTGACCTTCGCGGAAGGTCTGCCGGTGGGGCACCTCCTGCGCTCCCTGGTGCCTTCGATCGGTGCCGTCACGACAGTGCCCGCTTTGGAGGCTGCGGCACCGGAGCTGTCCCTGCCCCACGCCCTGGCCGAAGAGCCCGCCCTGATCCAGTACACTTCGGGCAGCACGGGCGAGCCCAAGGGCGTCCTCCTCTCCCACGCCAACGTCCTCGCGAATATCCGCGCCATAGGCCAGGCGATCGACATACGCCACGATGACGTGGCCGTAAGCTGGCTGCCGCTCTACCACGACATGGGGCTGATCGGCTGCTGGCTGGGCGCGCTCTACTTCGGCGTGCCGCTCGTCCTCCTCTCGCCAATGACTTTCCTCGCGCGTCCGGCACGCTGGCTCTGGGCGCTGCACGCGCACCGGGGCACGCTGTCGGCCGCGCCGAATTTCGCGTTCGACCTCTGCGTGCGGAAGGTGGCCGACGACGAGATCCGCGGGCTCGATCTCTCGTCGTGGCGCCTGGCGCTCAACGGCTCCGAGGCGGTGAGCGCGGAGACTGTCGAGCGCTTCACCCGGCGCTTCGCCGCCTACGGCCTCAAACCCGAGACGGTCTGCCCGGTGTACGGGCTCGCGGAAGCTTCCGTCGCGCTCTCCGTCCCCCGGCTCGGCGCCCCACCCCGTATCGACCGCGTAGGACGCGACGCCTTCGAGCGGACGCGGCAGGCGCGGCCGGCGGACCAGTCCGAGCAGGCGCCGCTCCGCGTCGTCGGCTGCGGACGTCCGCTGACAGGCCACGAGATCCACATCGTGGACGAGACAGGCCGCGCGCTCGGGGAGCGCCTGGAGGGACGCATCGAGTTCCGGGGACCGTCGGTGACGAGCGGCTACTTCCGCAATCCGGTGGCGACACGCGACGCCGTCCGCGATGGCTGGATGGACTCGGGCGACCTCGGCTATGTCGCCGACGGCGACCTCTTCGTGACGGGCCGGCGGAAGGACCTGATCAAGAAGGCGGGCCGGAACCTCTACCCGCAGGAAGTGGAGGAGATCGTGGGCGGCGTGCCTGGGGTCCGGCGCGGGTGTGTGGCGGCCTTCGGGGTTCCGGATCCTGAGATCGGGACCGAGCGGCTCGTAGTGGTCGCCGAGACCCGCGAGGCTCTCGGTGCGCAGCCGTCCCGGCTGGAAGCCGCCGTGCAGGACCGTGTCGTCGCTGCCCTCGGCGTGCCGGCCGATGCAGTCGTCATCGGCCCGCCGGGGGCAGTCCTCAAGACCTCGAGCGGGAAGATTCGGCGCGGGGCCACACGCGAGGCGTACGTCAGCGGCACTCTCGGACGCCTGCGAGGGTCGCCCCGCGTCCAGTGGTGGAGGCTCCTCCGCGGCACCCTCCGCAGCAGGCTGGGCCGTGCGGCCGTGCGCTTCGGGGGCTGGGCGCTCGGGTGCTACCTCGGAGTGCTCCTCCTGGTGACGCTGCCGGCCCTCTGGCTCGGCATACTCGTGGCGCCGGGGGCGCGGGTTGCCGACCGCGTGGTGCGGCTGTGGTGCCGGGTCATCCTGGCCCTCAGCGGTTGCGCGATCCGCCTCGAAGGCGCCGAGCACCTGCGGGGCGGCGGCCCCGCCGTCCTGGCCGCGAACCACGCGAGCTACCTCGACGTGGTCCTCCTGCTCGCGGCCCTGCCTGCCGACTTCCGATTCGTGGCCAAGCGTGAGTTGCTCAGCGCACCGCTGGTCGGCAGGCTCATCCGCAAGGTCGGCCACCTCACCGTCGAGCGGGGCCGGGCGCCGCAGAGCGTCGCCGATGCCGCCCGCGTCACCGAGGCCCTCCGCGCCGGCGTCTCGGTCCTCGTGTTCCCCGAAGGCACGTTCGTCCGGTCGGCCGGCATCCTGCCGTTCCGGCTCGGCGCCTTCAAGGCCGCAATGGAGACCGGCAGTCCTATCATCCCGATCGTGTTGCGCGGCACGCGGGAGGTGCTTCCGGCCG
This Candidatus Rokuibacteriota bacterium DNA region includes the following protein-coding sequences:
- the mgtA gene encoding magnesium-translocating P-type ATPase, which codes for MASQPFWAATRDDVLAEAGSSSAGLSSDDAGARLKRVGPNEHAPPRRFEALRELGAYLVNPLVLILLVASAVSAAFGQVVSSLIIACMLLLSVALNFSQAYQSQVAARWLRDRVGQRATVLRDGRAQEIPAREVVPGDVVRLTAGDLVPGDGRLLSSRDLFLNEAALTGESLPREKHADAAVGAGTSLGEAPTAVLQGTSVVSGLGEAVIVRTGARTEFGQVAARLAGRVPETEFERGARQFGMLILQIVLLLVLFVFLVNALVRRDPLESFLFAVALAVGLTPELLPMIVSVTLASGAVRMARKKVIVKRLAAIENFGSMDILFSDKTGTLTVGEISVSRHVNARGEEDEAVIRLAALNSAFQTGLKSPMDEAILRHEHPDVVRYRSCDEIPFDFQRRRMSVVVESGGERLLITKGAPESVLPACGALELAGASTPLDAAARAEIEALFRRLSGDGYRVLAVAYRPVPRQAAYGIADECELRFVGFAAFLDPPREGVADMLAALKADGITVKIITGDNELVTQHICRQVGLDADEIVLGDAVERMSDPALAAVAERTQVFARASPMQKNRIILALRSRGHVLGCMGDGINDAPALRSADVGISVDTAVDVARDAADIILLEKRLDVLHEGVLEGRRSFGNIMKYVLMGTSSNFGNMLSMAAASMFLPFLPMLPLQILLNNFLYDLAQVPIPSDRVDGTYTLKPKRWNVHFIRRFMLVIGPLSSIYDFLTFAVMLWLFHANESLFQTGWFVESLATQTLVIFVIRTAGRPWKSRPSAGLTWGVCACVAAGAAIPFTPLAPWLGFTPLPPLFFAILVLMIVTYLGLVEVVKRWFYRRYSI
- a CDS encoding CBS domain-containing protein, whose protein sequence is MLKQIAVKPVVTASARMTIAEAARAMKQKNVGALIVVNAGRPLGVLTDRDIAMDVVAAGKDPDAVRVEDVMRKKPATLREDLGLMDAARIFAKTGVRRLPVVDKAGRVSGIVALDDLMMLLGNEMGLVAGALAAGLRKAS
- a CDS encoding AMP-binding protein; protein product: MSEGRASVERRVLAIVAGLVVELGGPSAGRAPSLDDTLDRDLGIGSLERVELLLRIEKSFGVRLPDAVMEEASNPRDLAKAVLVGGPRGVEAPPEAVRLPGPGVPAPASAGTLVDVLAWQAEARPDRVHVLLRQEDGSERPITYGDLWRGARAAAAGLRGLGVDPGAAVALMLRTEPAFFEAFFGALMAGLVPVPIYPPFRRDRIEEYARRQATILANAQARVLVTFAEGLPVGHLLRSLVPSIGAVTTVPALEAAAPELSLPHALAEEPALIQYTSGSTGEPKGVLLSHANVLANIRAIGQAIDIRHDDVAVSWLPLYHDMGLIGCWLGALYFGVPLVLLSPMTFLARPARWLWALHAHRGTLSAAPNFAFDLCVRKVADDEIRGLDLSSWRLALNGSEAVSAETVERFTRRFAAYGLKPETVCPVYGLAEASVALSVPRLGAPPRIDRVGRDAFERTRQARPADQSEQAPLRVVGCGRPLTGHEIHIVDETGRALGERLEGRIEFRGPSVTSGYFRNPVATRDAVRDGWMDSGDLGYVADGDLFVTGRRKDLIKKAGRNLYPQEVEEIVGGVPGVRRGCVAAFGVPDPEIGTERLVVVAETREALGAQPSRLEAAVQDRVVAALGVPADAVVIGPPGAVLKTSSGKIRRGATREAYVSGTLGRLRGSPRVQWWRLLRGTLRSRLGRAAVRFGGWALGCYLGVLLLVTLPALWLGILVAPGARVADRVVRLWCRVILALSGCAIRLEGAEHLRGGGPAVLAANHASYLDVVLLLAALPADFRFVAKRELLSAPLVGRLIRKVGHLTVERGRAPQSVADAARVTEALRAGVSVLVFPEGTFVRSAGILPFRLGAFKAAMETGSPIIPIVLRGTREVLPAEVWLPRPGPLTVAVGTPLRSGKDGWPEMVRLRDETRNWIARRSGERLLERAPTAS